A genomic stretch from Scheffersomyces stipitis CBS 6054 chromosome 6, complete sequence includes:
- the CDR6 gene encoding ABC transporter family protein (Pleiotropic drug resistance proteins (PDR1-15), ABC superfamily~go_component membrane~go_function ATP binding~go_process transport) has product MNAEVLAIEPHHRVSISVRNLVVSVKEKKKKTRQNSNEKELESSAANPKILDNVSFDIQAGEMMAIVGGSGSGKTTLLNTLSTRLNVENHSLDFSGYVEFSTPNGDKRIKNSYLQQSDVFLPGLTAFETLRFQADLRLPPSVSQNEKIALIESLLDTLEISHLRNTRVVSFTQRINLSGGEQRRLSLAVQLLNKPSVLFLDEPTTGLDASNALKLVQVLKKLSSPEFGVTVVMSIHQPRLEITKLFDKICLITSGGRMVYYGDLAESASYFNRISFLSKNTISSHKSSNFIDYIMDIAVKDSTTKANEELTSKRIDRLVEYWNEYSPFNSTDIFDGDGSLKDLMKVFERPKQDRISFFKEVYILTRRTFLLTYRDKLSLLALDGGSLVTAVTLGWMFYRPVHDLSGIRSLISSLYIMMEIIGFAPVFIELERLWGPDGRNFFREYKENYSSIPGFVISRRLGKVLLEDFPLAAIFAIITYFMWGLREGVGHFFVYFALTVLTSFIGMSTGMAFFAIGSDFAISSMYLNVFYQLQNNASGYFVNAATMPVYVKWTKYIAYFWYTFGALNANQLTDWEGVCTSNDQAECVEYSGNYQLSVLGYPRHWVAEPIGILIAWLAGFYVITIIGLYFKNYEMEMSKTRTNTIGEEETEEDEEEDDENISIFLDQIKLNVITSKWIHKVKVSKTILNEVTSEFRASSINAIMGPSGSGKTSLLNFLSNRLSHSSKFEYGGEISLNGGDKIARKELASISAYVTQHDNSLIGTLTVRETLYFQAQFRLPHEEHPRIPAIINKLIRVTGLIDCADTVIGSDMVKGISGGEKRRVSIAIQLLSRPKILFLDEPTSGLDSATALSILSLLKELSELSKTTVILTIHQPNEDMIAKFDNVLLMAGGGRVVYTGGSEGIDEYFRSINYPIPDGVNKGNYLLDLVSRGLDEESSESENRIATLVSAWANTEGSRQVLSKDLKRSSLDLTQYHRKKLPFSTTLMALIRRSLLNSIRSPDILFARVFQVILLAIIQTLYFAPLRNNRDGISNRLGLVQEVLNLYFVGLVNNISVYPIERNIFYQEYKDGIYGVCEFSASYLLNELPTEILPVVFFAVLIVFAIGLPRNAAMFFTMFVASFIPLNIGESLGIIVNSIFNHLGLATNLLAITISFAIFMGGTMSLQMPILFRAVNWINPLKFAVGITAKLGFKDQTFDCGLETCTLDTGDAVLYYYGLDHNLGVFFGALVACLVVYRAIAILALYTRVKYFN; this is encoded by the exons ATGAACGCAGAAGTATTGGCCATAGAGCCTCATCACAGAGTTAGCATTCTGGTTAGAAACCTAGTGGTATCAGTAAaggaaaaaaagaaaaagacgAGACAGAACAGTAATGAAAAGGAGTTGGAGTCGCTGGCTGCTAACCCCAAGATCCTTGACAATGTGTCGTTCGACATTCAGGCCGGTGAAATGATGGCTATAGTTGGAGGTTCAGGCTCTGGCAAAACAACTTTGCTTAATACCCTTTCTACCAGATTAAATGTGGAGAACCACAGCTTGGACTTCTCAGGCTATGTAGAGTTTTCAACTCCCAATGGCGAcaagagaatcaagaaCTCGTATCTTCAACAGTCTGATGTGTTTTTGCCAGGTCTTACTGCCTTTGAAACATTGAGGTTCCAGGCAGACTTGAGATTACCACCGCTGGTTCtgcaaaatgaaaagattgCTCTCATTGAATCGTTGCTAGATACTTTAGAAATCTCCCACTTAAGAAATACGAGAGTTGTCTCCTTCACCCAAAGAATCAACCTATCCGGTGGTGAACAGAGAAGATTGTCGTTGGCTGTTCAATTGCTCAATAAGCCTTCCgttcttttccttgatgAACCAACTACCGGCTTGGATGCTAGTAATGCCTTGAAATTGGTTCAAGTTTTGAAAAAGTTATCGTCTCCGGAATTTGGAGTCACGGTGGTCATGTCGATTCATCAGCCCCGTTTGGAAATCACAAAGCTATTTGATAAGATTTGCTTGATAACCAGTGGAGGAAGAATGGTATACTATGGAGACCTTGCAGAATCTGCTTCCTACTTCAACAGAATCAGTTTCCTTAGCAAGAACACAATTAGCAGCCACAAATCGTCGAATTTCATCGACTATATCATGGATATTGCAGTTAAGGACTCTACTACAAAGGCAAATGAAGAGCTTACATCCAAAAGAATCGATCGCTTGGTTGAATATTGGAATGAATATAGTCCCTTCAATCTGACAGATATTTTTGATGGTGATGGGAGCTTAAAAGATCTAATGAAGGTATTCGAAAGACCAAAGCAAGATagaatctctttcttcaaagaagtctACATTTTGACCAGAAGAACATTTCTTTTAACGTATCGTGATAAGCTCTCTCTCTTGGCTCTAGACGGTGGATCTCTTGTTACCGCAGTTACCTTAGGTTGGATGTTCTATAGACCTGTCCATGACCTTTCAGGTATTAGATCGCTTATTTCGTCCTTATACATTATGATGGAAATTATTGGGTTTGCCCCTGTATTCATTGAATTGGAGAGATTATGGGGACCCGATGGTaggaacttcttcagagaatACAAAGAAAACTATTCAAGTATTCCTGGTTTTGTGATTTCTAGAAGATTGGGCAAAGTCCTCTTAGAGGATTTCCCATTAGCTGCAATCTTTGCTATCATTACCTATTTTATGTGGGGCTTGAGAGAAGGTGTAGGTCATTTTTTCGTCTATTTTGCTTTGACGGTATTGACTTCATTTATTGGTATGTCGACCGGTATGGCTTTCTTTGCGATTGGTTCCGATTTTGCCATATCGAGTATGTATCTCAATGTCTTCTACCAACTTCAGAATAATGCCTCAGGTTACTTTGTTAATGCTGCGACCATGCCGGTGTATGTCAAATGGACCAAATATATTGCCTACTTTTGGTACACCTTTGGCGCATTGAACGCAAATCAACTAACAGATTGGGAAGGTGTTTGCACCAGTAATGACCAAGCTGAATGTGTTGAATACAGTGGTAATTATCAATTGCTGGTTTTAGGATATCCTCGGCATTGGGTGGCTGAACCTATTGGCATTTTGATTGCCTGGTTGGCAGGCTTTTACGTTATAACAATCATCGGTCTTTATTTCAAGAACtatgaaatggaaatgtcTAAGACAAGGACAAATACAATTggcgaagaagaaactgaagaggatgaagaggaagatgatgaa AACATTAGTATCTTCCTCGATCAAATTAAACTTAATGTCATAACTAGTAAGTGGATCCATAAAGTCAAGGTATCGAAAACCATATTGAATGAAGTTACTTCAGAATTTAGGGCATCGTCGATTAATGCAATTATGGGTCCATCTGGTAGTGGAAAGACAAGtcttttgaactttttaTCCAATAGATTGTCACACTCTTCCAAATTTGAATACGGTGGTGAGATAAGTTTGAATGGCGGTGATAAAATAGCAAGAAAGGAATTAGCAAGTATTTCTGCATATGTGACTCAACACGATAATTCCTTAATTGGAACTTTGACTGTAAGAGAAACCTTGTACTTTCAAGCTCAATTTAGGTTGCCTCATGAAGAGCATCCTCGTATTCCTGCCATTATCAATAAATTGATCAGAGTTACAGGACTCATAGATTGTGCAGACACTGTTATTGGTTCCGATATGGTTAAAGGGATCTCAGGAGGtgagaagagaagagtcTCTATTGCTATTCAATTGTTAAGTCGACCAAAGATCTTATTCTTGGATGAGCCTACTTCTGGCTTAGACTCGGCTACTGCCTTATCCATTTTGTCACTTTTGAAAGAACTAAGTGAACTCAGTAAAACAACTGTGATTCTCACCATTCATCAACCAAATGAAGATATGATCGCCAAGTTTGATAATGTCTTATTGATGGCTGGCGGTGGAAGAGTTGTTTACACAGGTGGGAGTGAAGGTATAGATGAATACTTCCGATCGATTAATTACCCAATCCCTGATGGCGTCAATAAAGGTAACTATCTTTTGGATTTGGTTTCAAGAGGTCTTGATGAGGAATCTTCCGAAAGTGAAAATAGAATTGCTACTCTTGTTTCTGCTTGGGCAAATACGGAGGGTTCAAGACAAGTTTTGTCAAAGGATTTAAAGAGATCATCACTTGATCTAACACAGTATCATCGTAAAAAGCTTCCTTTTCTGACAACCTTAATGGCTCTAATTAGGAGACTGTTACTCAATTCAATAAGATCACCTGATATTCTCTTTGCAAGGGTGTTCCAAGTCATCTTATTGGCTATCATTCAGACTCTTTATTTTGCACCTTTGAGGAATAACAGGGACGGAATAAGTAACAGATTAGGTTTGGTGCAAGAAGTGTTAAATCTTTACTTCGTTGGATTAGTCAACAACATATCGGTGTATCcaatagaaagaaatatCTTCTACCAAGAATACAAGGACGGTATTTATGGAGTTTGCGAATTTAGTGCTTCTTACTTGCTCAACGAATTGCCTACTGAGATTTTGCctgttgttttctttgctgTGCTCATTGTGTTTGCAATAGGCTTGCCTCGAAATGCCGCTATGTTCTTCACTATGTTCGTTGCTTCGTTCATCCCATTAAACATTGGTGAATCACTTGGTATAATTGTcaattccattttcaaTCATTTGGGACTCGCAACAAATCTCTTAGCAATCACGATTCTGTTTGCCATTTTCATGGGTGGTACAATGTCGTTGCAGATGCCTATATTGTTTAGAGCAGTGAACTGGATCAATCCATTGAAGTTTGCGGTGGGTATCACTGCCAAGTTGGGTTTCAAAGATCAGACCTTCGACTGTGGTTTGGAAACCTGTACTTTGGATACTGGTGATGCTGTATTGTATTATTATGGGTTAGACCACAATTTGGGGGTTTTCTTTGGCGCTCTTGTAGCTTGCCTTGTTGTTTATAGAGCAATAGCAATCCTTGCTCTCTATACAAGAGTGAAATACTTCAATTAA
- the ATP7 gene encoding ATP synthase d subunit: MSSVAKTAATKLNWTKVISSLGLTGSTAASLTAFKKRHDEAKKDQLTLAQQPTTVDFAYYRSVLKNTKVIDEIEKAVNAYKPVTIDVSKNLKNIEIFEQKAIENAKLTEKSVLEEIAQLQTTLKDIEGARPFDQLTVDDVAKARPDLDEKVKYMVKNGKWDVPGYKEKFGDLTVM; this comes from the coding sequence ATGTCATCTGTTGCCAAGACTGCTGccaccaagttgaactgGACCAAGGTCATCTCGTCCCTTGGATTGACTGGATCCACTGCTGCCTCGTTAACTgcattcaagaagagacaCGACGAAGCCAAGAAAGACCAATTGACTTTAGCACAACAACCTACCACAGTCGACTTTGCCTACTACAGATCcgtcttgaagaacaccAAGGTCATCgatgaaatcgaaaagGCTGTTAACGCCTACAAGCCAGTCACTATTGACGtttcaaagaacttgaagaacattgaAATCTTTGAACAGAAGGCTATTGAAAATGCCAAGTTGACTGAAAAGTCTgtgttggaagaaattgCCCAATTGCAAACCACCCTTAAGGACATTGAAGGTGCCAGACCATTCGACCAATTGACCGTCGACGACGTTGCTAAGGCCAGACCAGACTTGGATGAAAAGGTCAAGTACATGGTCAAGAACGGTAAGTGGGATGTTCCAGGCTACAAGGAAAAGTTCGGTGACTTGACTGTCATGTAA
- a CDS encoding predicted protein, protein YQFFVRLTTSVLNHRTLLAYFKKITLNSSLILVWVFLTALLNYIPRPSHICSRGLLWLERYLFDIHTHQSIGAVTFLLCIASASWLLARHYRITPVYEPEYTSKRTFLHPEPIYPIAPILPISSCTSSGNTLNSPTSSFQLSRTTSPILEPHDFSSSTSDLTIAELDDAFVIESHFSEKGSCRPVNCWNLAPPVLLAMSWFIINILHSFSISLSKVLNIVAWVFYVVLHFTIPPFIGAWLYFFHPPGALKLYALSIGAQNILVVLTHFVIPTAPPLFIKLYGEHKVPSFEMTYTDGITRQDMKFGSSMYRYVYYAIPNKFASCPSIHACTSSLVFFFVCYYSRTSIFKLMAMVYLFGQWWAALYLDHHWRFDIFAGLIYSIFVWTVIKTWKNGLNRIDSRFVSARSNADLINGTTMGMRIFKHTRIQNLFDPLASISK, encoded by the coding sequence TACCAGTTCTTTGTACGGCTCACCACTTCGGTCTTGAACCATCGAACCCTCCTAGCCTACTTCAAAAAGATAACCCTCAACTCGCTGCTTATCCTCGTGTGGGTCTTTCTCACGGCCCTTCTCAACTACATCCCTCGTCCGAGCCATATATGTTCGCGGGGCCTACTCTGGTTAGAGAGATATCTCTTTGACATCCATACCCACCAGTCCATCGGTGCTGTcacctttcttctttgcatcGCCTCAGCCAGTTGGTTGTTGGCCCGTCACTATCGCATCACCCCGGTCTACGAGCCGGAATACACTAGCAAACGTACTTTTCTCCATCCGGAGCCTATTTACCCCATAGCACCCATCTTACCTATCTCAAGCTGCACATCTTCAGGTAACACATTAAATTCCCCAACATCGTCGTTCCAATTGTCAAGGACCACCAGTCCCATTTTAGAGCCCCATGATTTTAGCTCCTCGACATCTGACTTGACCATTGCAGAACTAGATGACGCATTTGTAATAGAATCACATTTTCTGGAAAAAGGCTCTTGTCGGCCAGTAAACTGCTGGAACTTGGCTCCTCCAGTGCTATTGGCCATGTCGTGGTTTATCAtcaatattcttcattCATTTTCGATATCGTTATCCAAAGTGCTCAATATCGTAGCTTGGGTATTCTATGTCGTTTTGCATTTCACCATACCTCCATTTATCGGAGCTTGGCTCTATTTTTTCCATCCTCCAGGAGCCCTCAAACTCTACGCTTTGTCTATAGGGGCACAGAACATTTTGGTGGTACTCACTCACTTTGTCATACCCACAGCCCCACCACTATTCATCAAATTGTACGGAGAACACAAGGTACCGAGTTTCGAAATGACATACACAGATGGAATAACCAGACAAGATATGAAGTTTGGCTCCAGCATGTACAGATACGTCTACTATGCCATTCCTAACAAATTCGCTTCCTGTCCTTCTATCCATGCCTGTACATCGAGCTTggtgttcttctttgtgtGTTACTACTCCAGAACTAGCATCTTCAAACTCATGGCCATGGTGTATTTGTTTGGCCAATGGTGGGCTGCTCTTTACTTAGACCACCACTGGCGTTTTGACATCTTTGCCGGCTTGATCTACTCCATCTTCGTATGGACAGTTATCAAGACCTGGAAAAACGGTCTAAACCGTATCGATTCCAGATTTGTCAGCGCCAGATCTAATGCCGATTTAATCAATGGAACAACCATGGGAATGAGAATTTTCAAACATACGCGAATCCAGAACTTATTCGATCCGCTAGCATCGATTTCTAAGTAG